The nucleotide window GCTGAGGCTGCAGCGGCCTCAAGAGGGACTGCTGCGCAAGCTCTAGCGGGATCGGGGTTGGAAGGAATTGCAGGAGGTCAAGACGCCGAAGCTACTCAAAATCCACCCCTCAGTACATTCCTGTATCAGCCGAGGGAAACCAAGAAATCTAAGCAACTCAACAAACAGCAGACCTTTTTAAGCAAGGTCAGGGAAAGGTCAACCAACAGTGATCCTGCGCTTGCTGGAGTCTCTAAATCAGCAGTAAGACGTCGAAAGAGACACATGAGGGAAGATCTAAAACCCAAAATGAATGATCTGTTGACGTCTTTGGGCCAAgaggaagatttgaaagagcATGTGACTGCTGAACAACAGGACGACGACAGCACGAAGGAGAATAAGCGGAAAGTGACAAAAGTAGTACGTAGAGAAGAGTTGCCAGAGATAGAAAGTGCATTTGTACgtagaaaaaagaatgagcCAAATATTCGAAACCAAAGGGGTGCCAAAGCTTTGACCATAAAGGAAACAACAAGAATGGTTGAGGTTTTAAGTAATAAATCATTTCAAAGTAATACTTTCAGTTCCTTGCGTGATGtaataaaaatgagaaataGGTGAAACACGGGTTTATCAATACAATACCTGCATTTATACAAGAGAGTTGAGGTAATTCTCTAGAGCATCCGCAAATACCAGCTCGCCgaatttttctatttcGCTTTCGTCAAGTTCCTTATTTAATATACTCTGATACTTCgtttccaattctttgtCGTCgccttcttcaaaaaggtGTCCGTAGTCAGCTGCATCTAGATCCAGGTCGACTATTTCTCCATCTTGTAAACCGAATGCATTCGATTCAGGTGGCATAACAAGAGAATTGAGTTCTTTCcaattattttcaacaacttTGGCAGCAGTGAGTTTACTATCCTTTTGCTCTTTCATCCGCGAGTCTAACATTTTCTTATATATTTGCCGTGCAGcttgttttttctcaatGACATTATCTAGCTGATCGATTAAGAGTTTTTCGTTGATTTCAGCTTCTTTAAATAGCTTGTTGAAGTCGATTCTTAGATCACCTGTTCCATATTTACTATTCTGTAAGAACTTAATAATTTTCACAAACCATGTAATGAAACCTTCAAATATACCTTCGGTGTCATTTTGATAAACATCATGAATAAATAGTAGGAATGAGTCCTGATGTTTTGTTACTAAATCATTAATACTTTCCACAACGTTGAATTTTAGAGATGTGCCTAACCTTCCGTCAAATACATTTGATACTAGCTTTATAAGGTCATTCataaatctttcaaaatttttcaaagcgATATCAACACGAGCCACTTTAAAAATCTTGACCATAGGCTCATATAATAGGGTAAGCATTGATTTCAGCAGTTGAGATAACTCAGGATCCTGCCACAGTCTCCGCATTAGTTTCTTATCCCTCTCCCTGATATAAAGTTGTAAAAGCTCCTTCACGTTAGAAAAATATCTGTCACCCATTTGATCCTCTATAAAAGGTAGATCACTTGAAGAGCTCTGCTTTGCTTTCCATGTAGAATATGACTCGATTACTTCTCCAACAGCCTCATGAGACAAGTTCCCTAACTCGCCGTTTTTGATTAGAAGAACCAGCGAGAATGGTACGGTAGTCTCAGCAGATTCTTTATGTACAGCCTCCATACTGattatttcatcattttcgtTTTTGAAGACACAGTCCTTTAGACATTTAATGACTTCAGACGACAACGAAGTCTCTTGCTGCATTTTTTGCTCCAACGCTTGTATTACTTTCTCTTGAGATTTTAAGTCATCAGAAAGCACAGTGGAAAACATGGTTTGTAAAAGAGACTGACTGCCAAACGGTTGTGCCATAAATAAATCCATCATTGCTTTCATTATACCTATTGGATTCGTAAACCTCATTATTTGTCCCATTACGGAATACGGCACCAATCTGTTTAGTCTTTTAATCTGCGTGAAAAACTCGTATCCGCTATCGTTTCCAAGAAATACTTGGTAAATTGTCGAAGACACATAAATCTTGCACCACTCAACAAAACTGAATAATAAGGGAGACAAATCCACCacttttgttttttcctTAAGTTCCTGAATAAAACTCAATAAATATTTCTCATCTTTTAAAACTGATGTCTTGAGTGCTTTCATCGATTCTCTCAATTGTAATGTCTTTTCTAGCGctaatttttgaaattggacTTGATTCTCAAGATTTGTTATATCTACGGCTTTTCTACGTTCGATGTCTTCTTTCAATCCCTTACT belongs to Zygotorulaspora mrakii chromosome 1, complete sequence and includes:
- the LEC1 gene encoding Lec1p (similar to Saccharomyces cerevisiae YPR097W; ancestral locus Anc_3.408), with amino-acid sequence MVEELTPTEEHYLKRELLKFQLDKELSALNDQFALRRFGYPFSAEDPKLGTPKTPRKGGLMSVMASPAETISRKSTENDTLGKTGNLTSRKNQDEGTDFPMLSYVLREIIMPFPMFSKDIAKNEEFWKYKVQVFFEHFMSLGFSNSYDREEATKRRRISKKLGKTVLLLFNSGVGVSQEVKYYNQDAFILKQDEKKKTAGVEEFAIPTRESLQYLYTNEPVFINGWDINIVAVVDDSSLFGRKRLPSEPKPAAFSSKWVKNAFSKPASPAALFSKLGITDSHNTSKDSKYLHYYILKLINVNNPDKTFYTAKSYDDFKQLKRSLKNEFPGKQNARLPRHTKKSAEIVSQPISFDYSQSLATPKEKIISVFQNDSPGASIASSDSKQDSNSNDSVSYESSVVKREKETSDELDDESFEEFHDAQESRSNGLLSEKMRTSLRQYLRTLCGDKEISSSSSLADFFGGDTISQSSFSKGLKEDIERRKAVDITNLENQVQFQKLALEKTLQLRESMKALKTSVLKDEKYLLSFIQELKEKTKVVDLSPLLFSFVEWCKIYVSSTIYQVFLGNDSGYEFFTQIKRLNRLVPYSVMGQIMRFTNPIGIMKAMMDLFMAQPFGSQSLLQTMFSTVLSDDLKSQEKVIQALEQKMQQETSLSSEVIKCLKDCVFKNENDEIISMEAVHKESAETTVPFSLVLLIKNGELGNLSHEAVGEVIESYSTWKAKQSSSSDLPFIEDQMGDRYFSNVKELLQLYIRERDKKLMRRLWQDPELSQLLKSMLTLLYEPMVKIFKVARVDIALKNFERFMNDLIKLVSNVFDGRLGTSLKFNVVESINDLVTKHQDSFLLFIHDVYQNDTEGIFEGFITWFVKIIKFLQNSKYGTGDLRIDFNKLFKEAEINEKLLIDQLDNVIEKKQAARQIYKKMLDSRMKEQKDSKLTAAKVVENNWKELNSLVMPPESNAFGLQDGEIVDLDLDAADYGHLFEEGDDKELETKYQSILNKELDESEIEKFGELVFADALENYLNSLV
- the SLX9 gene encoding Slx9p (similar to Saccharomyces cerevisiae SLX9 (YGR081C); ancestral locus Anc_3.409); the encoded protein is MVAKKRNTLRSKAEAAAASRGTAAQALAGSGLEGIAGGQDAEATQNPPLSTFLYQPRETKKSKQLNKQQTFLSKVRERSTNSDPALAGVSKSAVRRRKRHMREDLKPKMNDLLTSLGQEEDLKEHVTAEQQDDDSTKENKRKVTKVVRREELPEIESAFVRRKKNEPNIRNQRGAKALTIKETTRMVEVLSNKSFQSNTFSSLRDVIKMRNR